The genomic region AGCGTATCGACCAACGCCTGGAAAAAGTAGAGAAGAAAGTCGACGACTTCACCGATTTTGAGTGCCACCTACGCACGCTCGAAGATATTGTGCTGCGCAAAGCTTCATAGATAACCTAAAATAGAAAGCTAGTTCCCCTCCTTTTTTAAGGAGGGGTGCCCGTAGGGCGGGGTGGTAAAACCGTCAGAACGATTACTAGAACTAGAAAGCTAACGGTTAGATTTACTATTGCTAGTAATCGTTCAACGATGTTTACCACCCCGCCCTGCGGGCACCCCTCAAAAAAGGAGGGGAACTAGCTTTTAGCTTGCACTCTAGTTCAGTAATTGCCGCGCCGGTATCTTCGTGGTTTATTTATAGTATCATTTCTCCTTGCGCGGATCTTCTCACCTGGCCATTGGCCTGATTACCGGCGTGGCCGTCGCCGGACTCGTTCCCAACGTGCCTTTCTCGGTGGCCGGCATTGCGCTGGCCGGCTTCTCCTCACTCGCCCCCGACCTCGACCACCCCAACTCCCGCCTGAGCAAGCGTCTGGGGTTTGCGCAGCAGTATGTGCGCTGGGCTTTTGTGCTGGTAGGAGCGGCGCTGGCTGCTTACACCCATTTTCTCCTACCCCTGGGGCCCGACCGGCGCCTGGGCTTCACGGCGGCGCTGGCGTTTGGGCTGGTAGGCGTGGCCATGCAGGGCGGCTCGGTGCGGCGGTTGGCGCTGCTGTTTACGGGCCTGTGCACGGTGGTGGCGGGCTTCTACACCGAGTTTCTGTGGCTGAGCATGCTGGGCGCATTCATTGCCGTGGCGCCCTTCACC from Hymenobacter aerilatus harbors:
- a CDS encoding metal-dependent hydrolase produces the protein MRGSSHLAIGLITGVAVAGLVPNVPFSVAGIALAGFSSLAPDLDHPNSRLSKRLGFAQQYVRWAFVLVGAALAAYTHFLLPLGPDRRLGFTAALAFGLVGVAMQGGSVRRLALLFTGLCTVVAGFYTEFLWLSMLGAFIAVAPFTSHRSWTHTIWAAGLWTYIGHLANYTLGWHGVAWFAGAGYLSHLVADTLTKAGVKWLMPITDVCFKIPLIRTGAASGNALEIVICVGYAVLVLGMVLGNMSF